The genomic DNA CGCCCTTCTGCTGGGGGCCGCGCTGTTCGGAATCGCGGCCCTGTACCGCAGCCTGGGCACCTACGAGACCACGGTGCAGGAGCGCGTGGCCCAGGAACGCGCGGTAAGCCGCATGGAAAACGAGTTCAAGACCCAGGTGCAGGAGTGGAAGAACACCCTGCTGCGGGGCGAGGACTCGCGCAAGCGCGAGCTGCACTGGGCGACGTTCCAGGCCAGCGAAAAGCGCGTGGCCGATGCAGCGAAGGCGCTGGAGCCCCAGCTGACCGATGCGCAGGAAAAGGCGGCGCTGCAGAAGTTCACGCAGGCCCACGCGCAGATGGCGCAGGGCTACCGCAAGGGCTTTGAAGTGTTCCAGTCGCTCGGTTTTGTGCCCTCCGCGGGCGATGCCGACGTGGCCGACATCGACCAGGGCCCCGCCAGGCTGCTCACCGCCCTGAGCGAGCGGGTGGCCGCCAGCAGCGCGGCCATTGCCGAACAGGCGGCGCTGAACGCGCGGCGGGCGCTCGCCAGCAGCCTGGTGGCGCTGGCGCTGGTCACGGCCCTGGGCGGCTGCGCGGGCTGGCTGCTCACGCGCTCGGTGGTGCGCCCGCTGCGGGTGGCCGTCTCCGTCGCCAACAAGGTGGCTGCGGGCGACCTGACCACGACCATCCGGGTCGATGGCAAGGACGAACCCGCGCGGTTGCTCAAGGCCCTGCGCACCATGCAGGAGAACCTGGAAAACGTGGTGTCGGGCGTGCGCAGCAACGCCGAGGGCGTGGCGAGCGCCAGCGCAGAGATCGCCCAGGGGAACGTGGACCTGAGCATGCGCACCGAGGAGCAGGCGTCGTCGCTGGACGAAACCACCTCGTCCATGCAGCAGCTGCAGGCGACCGTGCAGCAGAACGCCTCCAACGCGCAGCGCGCGAGCGAGCTGGCCCGCAATGGCGCATCGGTGGCCCAGCGCGGAGGCGACGTGGTGACACAGATGGTGACGGTGGTCCAGGGCATCCAGGACAGCTCGCGCCGCATTGCCGACATCATCGGCGTCATCGACAGCATCGCGTTTCAGACCAACATCCTGGCGCTCAACGCCGCCGTGGAAGCCGCACGCGCCGGCGAGCAGGGGCGCGGCTTTGCCGTGGTGGCCAGCGAGGTGCGCAACCTGGCCACCCGCAGCGCGAGCGCCGCGCGCGAGATCAAGGAGCTGATCCAGACCAGCGTGGAGCGCGTGCAGGCCGGCTCCGACCTGGCCCGCAACGCGGGCAGCACCATGACGGAGGTGGTCTCCTCCATCCAGGGCGTGAGCGCGCTGATGAACGAAATCAGCCAGGCCAGCACCGCGCAGACCAGCGACATGCTGCGCGTCACGCAGGCCATCGTGCGCATGGACGAAACCACGCAGCAGAACGCGGCCCTGGTGGAAGAAAGCGCGGCGGCGGCCGGCAGCCTGAGCGGCCAGGCGCGCCAGCTGGTGGAGGCCGTGGAAGTGTTCCGCCTGCGCGGCAGCCACCGTGCCTTGGCATTGCCACCTGTGGCGCATTGAATGCCGCACAGGGACGTACTGGCGTCGAACAAGCGCCTATTGCTATATTTTGTATAGCAATAAGCCATTATTCAATAAGCGCCGGACACCCGTTTCCATGGATTTTCTGGACCACGGCGGAGGATCTCCGTTGTCCAGCGGCCTGCGCATTGCCCCTGCAACCGGGGCCGCGCAGGCGCGCAGCGCTTCGGAGGGAGGGCTCCCCAACTAATCTATCTTGAGCCCGGACTGCTTCACCAGCCTCGCCATGCGCGCCACCTCGGTGCGGAAGAACGCGGCCGTGGCATCCGGCGTTGTGGCCTGCAGCAGGTAGCCCTGGGCGAGCAGCGCGTCGCGCACCTCGGGCATCCCCAGGGTGGCGCGCACGGCC from Acidovorax sp. A79 includes the following:
- a CDS encoding methyl-accepting chemotaxis protein, producing MKMSNHSIGARMATALGLVLALLLGAALFGIAALYRSLGTYETTVQERVAQERAVSRMENEFKTQVQEWKNTLLRGEDSRKRELHWATFQASEKRVADAAKALEPQLTDAQEKAALQKFTQAHAQMAQGYRKGFEVFQSLGFVPSAGDADVADIDQGPARLLTALSERVAASSAAIAEQAALNARRALASSLVALALVTALGGCAGWLLTRSVVRPLRVAVSVANKVAAGDLTTTIRVDGKDEPARLLKALRTMQENLENVVSGVRSNAEGVASASAEIAQGNVDLSMRTEEQASSLDETTSSMQQLQATVQQNASNAQRASELARNGASVAQRGGDVVTQMVTVVQGIQDSSRRIADIIGVIDSIAFQTNILALNAAVEAARAGEQGRGFAVVASEVRNLATRSASAAREIKELIQTSVERVQAGSDLARNAGSTMTEVVSSIQGVSALMNEISQASTAQTSDMLRVTQAIVRMDETTQQNAALVEESAAAAGSLSGQARQLVEAVEVFRLRGSHRALALPPVAH